From Paenibacillus antri, the proteins below share one genomic window:
- a CDS encoding GyrI-like domain-containing protein, whose protein sequence is MNVEIVTRPELKAAAIRVPRDGTRVRQAWKELETLLSGHPALTDRANGYVFIPEWQWATEVTTLWVGVAVASFDGLPSGLETLTIPEKTFARVRVQGDAAMMHATYAALGEWFRTGPYERDVEEGSFGYERNRLEPVNPFHIPANVIDTFDYDIYAPMKGLKKDGHPGFPGVIGAEVRKGPDRRIVGLEMSVVDQKRMRPEVEIPRFWQRVMPRLGEIRDRKRPYATIGLFEYEPPFGPGQDFRYLAGAEIELDSEAPLPEGMTERTIPAGEFLAVTYRGKADGFGRAWDFFHGYWFPQQTAYDAIDEFEYERHDERFLGTDREESVFELHFPLRPRTRDSRLTEKIVVDEKGGHALQDLRGENVRMVSFQGASLHGIDMREAKLRHVNFVGSEWEHIYFADVRINMTQMGGTVFENIRRPDAAASRLDAEPGTDGWVNVEPVTFRDSDLSEARFENCDLRDVSLDGCRIEGMRIDGIPVDALLAAYRSKQG, encoded by the coding sequence ATGAACGTCGAGATCGTAACGAGACCCGAGCTGAAGGCGGCCGCGATCCGGGTGCCGCGCGACGGAACCCGCGTGCGGCAAGCGTGGAAGGAGCTCGAGACGCTGTTGAGCGGCCATCCCGCCTTGACGGATCGAGCGAACGGGTACGTGTTTATTCCGGAGTGGCAGTGGGCGACGGAGGTTACGACGCTTTGGGTAGGCGTGGCGGTCGCCTCGTTCGACGGGCTGCCAAGCGGCTTGGAGACGTTGACGATTCCAGAGAAGACGTTCGCGAGAGTTCGCGTGCAAGGCGACGCGGCGATGATGCATGCGACGTACGCAGCCCTCGGGGAGTGGTTCCGAACGGGACCGTACGAGCGGGACGTCGAGGAAGGCTCGTTCGGCTACGAACGGAATCGGCTCGAGCCGGTCAATCCGTTCCATATTCCGGCGAACGTCATCGATACGTTCGATTACGATATTTACGCGCCGATGAAGGGGCTCAAGAAGGACGGACATCCCGGCTTCCCCGGCGTGATCGGCGCGGAGGTGCGCAAAGGGCCGGACCGCCGGATCGTCGGGCTGGAGATGTCCGTCGTCGATCAGAAGCGGATGCGGCCGGAGGTCGAGATCCCACGCTTCTGGCAGCGCGTCATGCCTCGGCTGGGCGAAATCCGCGATCGCAAGCGACCCTACGCGACGATCGGGTTGTTCGAATACGAGCCGCCGTTCGGACCCGGGCAGGACTTCCGATATTTGGCGGGCGCGGAGATCGAGCTCGATTCCGAAGCGCCGCTGCCGGAAGGCATGACGGAGCGGACGATCCCGGCCGGCGAGTTCCTGGCCGTGACGTACCGCGGCAAGGCGGACGGCTTCGGGAGGGCGTGGGATTTCTTCCACGGGTATTGGTTCCCCCAGCAGACGGCTTACGACGCGATCGACGAGTTCGAGTACGAACGGCATGACGAGAGATTTCTCGGGACGGATCGGGAGGAGTCGGTGTTCGAGCTTCATTTCCCGTTGCGTCCGAGAACTCGGGATTCGCGGCTGACGGAGAAGATCGTGGTCGACGAGAAGGGCGGACACGCGCTGCAAGATTTGCGCGGCGAGAACGTGCGGATGGTCAGCTTCCAAGGGGCGTCCCTGCACGGCATCGACATGCGGGAGGCGAAGCTGCGCCACGTCAACTTCGTAGGATCCGAATGGGAGCATATTTATTTCGCCGACGTGCGCATCAACATGACCCAAATGGGCGGCACCGTATTCGAGAACATCCGCCGTCCGGACGCGGCGGCGAGCCGCCTCGACGCGGAGCCGGGCACCGACGGCTGGGTGAACGTCGAGCCGGTGACGTTCCGCGACAGCGATCTGAGCGAAGCGCGCTTCGAGAACTGCGATCTGCGGGACGTCTCTCTGGACGGCTGCCGGATCGAAGGGATGCGCATCGACGGCATCCCGGTCGACGCGCTGCTGGCGGCTTATCGTTCGAAGCAAGGCTGA
- a CDS encoding spermidine synthase, translating to MNVNVIWKRTSPDQSLTVYETTELYGERGRFRVLAFSEAAVQGAIDLSDPDRFVLEYPRAMLHVMECTDPTFEDVFLIGHGVGTMPGRLQGKRLRIAELDADVAELSASHFGYRGVPPVIGDGRLLLEREAPQSLDFVVVDAFTEDGVPDRLVDADFFRLAREKLDDRGAALFNVTVRGERDLRTSSVFAALRAEFAYAKAFVLPSANAADQRNAILVGGSSPIRYQARRMAGFVEVDRL from the coding sequence GTGAATGTGAATGTGATTTGGAAAAGGACATCCCCCGATCAATCCCTAACCGTCTACGAGACGACGGAATTATACGGCGAGCGGGGAAGGTTTCGGGTGTTGGCGTTCTCGGAGGCGGCCGTGCAAGGGGCGATCGATCTGTCCGATCCCGATCGATTCGTGCTGGAGTATCCGCGGGCGATGCTGCACGTGATGGAGTGTACGGATCCGACGTTCGAGGACGTCTTCCTGATCGGTCACGGCGTCGGGACAATGCCCGGCCGCTTGCAGGGCAAGCGGCTTCGCATCGCGGAGCTGGACGCGGACGTGGCCGAGCTGAGCGCGTCGCACTTCGGATATCGCGGCGTACCGCCGGTCATCGGCGACGGGCGGCTCCTCTTGGAGCGCGAGGCGCCGCAGTCGCTCGACTTCGTCGTCGTGGACGCCTTCACCGAAGACGGCGTGCCGGATCGGCTCGTCGACGCGGACTTCTTCCGGCTCGCGCGGGAGAAGCTCGACGACCGCGGCGCGGCGTTGTTCAACGTGACCGTGCGCGGGGAACGGGACCTCCGAACGTCGTCCGTATTCGCGGCGCTCCGCGCCGAATTCGCCTACGCGAAAGCGTTCGTGCTCCCGTCCGCGAACGCGGCGGACCAACGCAACGCGATTCTCGTCGGCGGCTCGTCGCCGATTCGGTATCAGGCGCGGCGGATGGCCGGCTTCGTCGAGGTCGACCGTCTCTAA
- a CDS encoding MFS transporter, whose product MNAMNNVWKLYGARFFQSLIPAYVIERLFWEQRGMTIEHVVYTEILYAVTIVLLEVPTGILADRFGRKKLIVSAAALGCAEFLILLYAQTFWHFAAVVVLAGIASAASSGSENALLYDSLRRHGREQLFEQKLGRLNGIDFGAAILAALSGGWLAGRFDLELNYWLSLIGAVAGLGFALTLVEPPVSAEEKDEAIPIRRYVAEAWRFFRSRGDVRLVLVAAMVVGASFDYVDEFWQLYLDRFEVPLAWFGPFSAALLALQLPGSLLADSLRRRIPTRALLAAIVAAFALGLGFVAAAPGLAGAAALLAVCFASGVVNPLATGYLHHRIDGTMRATIDSFQSLAGNGVATAVGLGFGWCSARWDVFGGYGFIAVLCAAFLLYFVPASRRIQESVRFAAK is encoded by the coding sequence ATGAACGCAATGAACAACGTATGGAAGCTGTACGGGGCGCGCTTCTTTCAGAGCCTGATCCCCGCTTACGTCATCGAGCGGCTGTTCTGGGAACAACGCGGCATGACGATCGAGCATGTCGTTTACACCGAAATTTTGTACGCCGTCACGATCGTTCTGTTGGAGGTGCCTACCGGGATTCTGGCGGACCGGTTCGGACGGAAGAAGCTGATCGTGTCCGCAGCCGCGCTCGGATGCGCGGAATTTTTGATTTTGCTGTATGCGCAGACGTTCTGGCACTTCGCGGCGGTGGTCGTCTTGGCCGGCATCGCCTCCGCCGCGAGCAGCGGCTCGGAGAACGCGCTGTTGTACGATTCGTTGCGCCGCCACGGCCGGGAACAGCTCTTCGAGCAGAAGCTCGGGCGGCTGAACGGCATCGACTTCGGCGCGGCCATTCTCGCCGCGCTGAGCGGCGGATGGCTCGCCGGCCGATTCGACCTCGAGCTCAATTATTGGTTGTCCTTGATCGGAGCCGTCGCCGGCCTCGGCTTCGCGCTGACGCTCGTCGAGCCGCCCGTCTCGGCGGAGGAGAAGGACGAAGCGATCCCGATTCGCCGGTACGTCGCGGAAGCATGGCGCTTCTTCCGAAGCCGCGGCGACGTGCGGCTCGTACTCGTCGCCGCGATGGTCGTCGGCGCCTCGTTCGACTATGTCGACGAGTTCTGGCAGCTATACCTCGACCGATTCGAGGTGCCGCTCGCGTGGTTCGGCCCGTTCTCGGCGGCGCTGCTAGCGCTTCAGCTGCCGGGCAGCCTGCTCGCCGACTCGCTGCGGCGCCGCATCCCTACCCGCGCGCTGCTCGCCGCCATCGTAGCGGCGTTCGCCCTCGGCCTCGGCTTCGTCGCGGCCGCTCCCGGACTCGCCGGCGCGGCGGCGCTGCTGGCCGTCTGCTTCGCCTCCGGCGTCGTCAACCCGCTCGCGACCGGCTATCTGCATCATCGGATCGACGGAACGATGCGGGCGACGATCGACTCGTTCCAATCGTTGGCCGGGAACGGGGTCGCGACGGCCGTCGGCCTCGGCTTCGGCTGGTGCTCCGCCCGTTGGGACGTCTTCGGCGGGTACGGCTTCATCGCCGTCCTCTGCGCCGCGTTCCTGCTTTACTTCGTGCCGGCTTCCAGGCGCATTCAAGAAAGCGTACGTTTCGCCGCTAAATAG
- a CDS encoding phasin-related domain-containing protein — MMNDLLKRAISLGVGITVTSKERIEKYVDDLVRTGDVGPSESKELVARLVQRGEEQQAELKRVVKDQLHSMLAELRVATKEDVERLERRLSTMEAKLPPEATPDATETAAPPAPPAP, encoded by the coding sequence ATGATGAACGATCTGTTAAAGAGAGCGATTTCCCTAGGCGTCGGCATTACGGTGACGAGCAAGGAACGAATCGAAAAATACGTGGACGACCTCGTCCGAACGGGCGACGTCGGTCCATCGGAATCGAAGGAGCTCGTCGCGCGTCTCGTCCAGCGGGGCGAGGAGCAGCAAGCCGAGCTGAAGCGGGTCGTGAAGGATCAGCTGCACAGCATGCTCGCGGAGCTGCGGGTGGCGACGAAGGAGGATGTGGAGCGGCTGGAACGCCGGTTGTCCACGATGGAAGCGAAGCTTCCGCCGGAGGCGACGCCTGACGCGACGGAGACGGCCGCGCCGCCGGCACCGCCTGCGCCATAG
- a CDS encoding C40 family peptidase, which produces MKMKKALTIVAAAAIALGALPLLPSEADASPAVAKSVINNGLDYLGTPYEFGSSRSNTRTFDCSDFTRQAFREGARITLPSDSRGQAEFVKKVGETTKRWQNLKKGDLMFFMSYRGSDADDYRDLDKDDKRITHVGIYMGDGKVLHTFSEDEGVTVSKIDGTHWEHRFLFGGSAIR; this is translated from the coding sequence ATGAAAATGAAGAAAGCGCTTACTATTGTCGCTGCCGCAGCCATCGCTCTAGGTGCTCTTCCCTTGTTGCCGAGCGAGGCGGATGCGTCCCCGGCCGTAGCGAAATCCGTAATCAACAATGGCCTCGATTATCTTGGAACCCCTTACGAATTCGGCTCGAGCCGCAGCAACACGCGGACGTTCGATTGCTCGGACTTCACGCGGCAAGCGTTCCGAGAAGGGGCGCGGATTACCTTGCCTAGCGACTCTAGAGGGCAAGCGGAATTCGTGAAGAAAGTCGGAGAGACGACGAAGCGCTGGCAAAATCTCAAGAAGGGCGACTTAATGTTCTTCATGTCGTACCGCGGCTCGGACGCGGACGATTACCGAGATCTTGACAAAGACGACAAGCGGATCACGCACGTCGGCATCTACATGGGAGACGGCAAAGTGTTGCACACGTTCTCGGAGGACGAGGGCGTAACGGTCAGCAAGATCGACGGTACGCATTGGGAGCACCGTTTCCTCTTCGGCGGAAGCGCGATCCGATAG
- a CDS encoding ArsR/SmtB family transcription factor, with protein sequence MNNTWSALAEPNRLHIVELLGSGPLSVGEIADRLGLRQPQVSKHLRVLADAGIVEARAVANRRMYSLRLEPFQALDAWLKTFRHVTNQRLDHLERYLRVLQGMDATREDE encoded by the coding sequence ATGAACAACACATGGAGCGCTCTTGCCGAGCCGAATCGATTGCACATTGTCGAACTGTTGGGTAGCGGTCCCCTCTCCGTGGGGGAGATCGCGGATCGACTGGGGCTGCGGCAGCCGCAAGTATCGAAGCATCTCCGGGTTCTTGCCGATGCCGGCATCGTCGAGGCGCGAGCGGTCGCCAACCGGAGGATGTACAGCCTGCGGCTCGAACCGTTCCAGGCGCTGGACGCGTGGCTGAAGACGTTCCGTCACGTGACGAACCAGCGGCTCGATCATCTGGAGAGATACTTGCGTGTGCTGCAAGGCATGGATGCGACGCGCGAAGACGAATGA
- a CDS encoding GyrI-like domain-containing protein — MFALGNAVGVLEAKIVWKDAFTVVGEKIRFDPSRGMPPSGNDIAKLWPRFNERVPEIGHVVGGAYGLCVFDADGVPGAPFDYIAGVGVSRADRVPEGMTAHTVSGGLYCVVTRQGVIDELGATFDYFWKEWLPNSGYVYGGGVEYEYYDERYRGNDDPASVMDIWFPIRPAKEAPLENRVASVFIHVTDLRRAADWYSRLLGLPVLEERLNGGPVYWFDLGDTGLVLDSDAYHRQDPSWRESMMPRIMFPAKDIDEAYRYVKERGTPFFEPERHGTMAYFNFADPEGNAQMVCWTAAAEAAPASASGGPIRPRIGGAFVDVKDMRATARWYAELLGVPFDESQAGSTIYSMPVTRGAALLLDGNRHANGESFTEICYFETDDFEAALAYAREQGFEPAGEPARFPDLSEFALLDPDGNRIVIAHMKGTGTEESA, encoded by the coding sequence GTGTTCGCATTGGGTAACGCCGTCGGGGTATTGGAAGCGAAGATCGTATGGAAGGACGCATTCACGGTCGTAGGAGAGAAAATTCGGTTCGATCCCTCGCGAGGGATGCCGCCTTCCGGGAACGACATCGCGAAGCTGTGGCCGCGGTTCAACGAGCGGGTGCCGGAAATCGGACATGTCGTCGGCGGCGCCTACGGGCTGTGCGTCTTCGACGCCGACGGCGTGCCGGGCGCGCCGTTCGATTACATCGCGGGCGTCGGCGTATCCCGGGCGGATCGGGTGCCGGAAGGGATGACGGCGCACACGGTGTCGGGCGGGCTGTACTGCGTCGTCACCCGGCAAGGCGTCATCGACGAGCTCGGCGCGACGTTCGACTATTTCTGGAAGGAATGGCTGCCGAACTCCGGTTACGTCTACGGCGGCGGCGTGGAGTACGAATATTACGACGAACGGTATCGAGGGAACGACGATCCGGCCTCGGTCATGGACATCTGGTTCCCGATCCGGCCCGCGAAGGAAGCCCCCTTGGAAAATCGCGTCGCCAGCGTCTTCATTCACGTGACCGATTTGCGCCGAGCCGCGGACTGGTACAGCCGCCTGCTCGGACTTCCCGTTCTCGAAGAACGGCTGAACGGCGGTCCGGTGTATTGGTTCGATCTCGGCGATACGGGGCTCGTCCTCGACAGCGACGCGTACCATCGGCAAGACCCGAGCTGGCGGGAGTCGATGATGCCGCGCATCATGTTCCCGGCGAAGGACATCGACGAGGCGTACAGGTACGTGAAGGAGCGGGGGACGCCGTTCTTCGAGCCGGAGCGGCACGGGACGATGGCGTACTTCAACTTCGCCGATCCGGAGGGCAACGCGCAGATGGTTTGCTGGACCGCGGCAGCGGAGGCCGCGCCGGCTTCGGCGTCGGGCGGCCCGATCCGGCCGCGCATCGGCGGCGCCTTCGTCGACGTGAAGGATATGCGGGCGACGGCTCGTTGGTATGCCGAGCTGCTAGGGGTCCCGTTCGACGAAAGCCAGGCGGGTTCGACGATCTATTCGATGCCCGTCACGCGCGGCGCGGCCTTGCTGTTGGACGGGAACCGCCATGCGAACGGCGAGTCGTTCACGGAAATTTGCTATTTCGAGACGGACGATTTCGAAGCGGCGCTCGCCTATGCGCGGGAGCAAGGCTTCGAGCCGGCGGGCGAGCCCGCGCGCTTCCCCGACCTGAGCGAGTTCGCGCTGCTCGACCCGGACGGCAATCGCATCGTTATCGCGCATATGAAGGGGACGGGAACGGAGGAGAGCGCATGA